One Streptomyces fagopyri DNA window includes the following coding sequences:
- a CDS encoding DUF5949 family protein, whose amino-acid sequence MTSTSSETRPFRAVDLGTLAVMAFSGEAPDGDMPYLLAYSLGDGEGGPGASTVAIEELLRNNGLPVGDTLLDGSRQPSLPLTLLVEAGQAVVTMPYLNAQCVVPPEWLAAVGERGYAYFLFATRAWPEAEPGRPVAPESLAAFAGDEETLLSAAHVLLPARSLRG is encoded by the coding sequence GTGACCTCAACCTCAAGCGAAACGCGCCCTTTCCGGGCCGTCGATCTCGGCACGCTCGCCGTCATGGCCTTCAGCGGTGAAGCCCCCGACGGGGACATGCCCTATCTCCTCGCCTATTCCCTGGGCGACGGCGAGGGCGGCCCCGGGGCCTCCACGGTCGCCATCGAGGAACTGCTGCGCAACAACGGTCTGCCCGTCGGGGACACGCTCCTCGACGGTTCCCGGCAGCCGAGCCTGCCGCTCACCCTTCTCGTCGAGGCCGGCCAGGCCGTCGTCACCATGCCGTACCTCAACGCGCAGTGCGTCGTACCACCGGAGTGGCTCGCGGCGGTCGGCGAACGCGGCTACGCCTACTTCCTCTTCGCCACCCGGGCCTGGCCCGAGGCGGAACCGGGCAGGCCCGTCGCCCCCGAGAGCCTGGCCGCGTTCGCCGGTGACGAGGAAACCCTGCTCAGCGCGGCACACGTGCTCCTGCCCGCGCGCAGCCTGCGCGGCTGA
- a CDS encoding vitamin K epoxide reductase family protein encodes MTRTAGSSRAFALMLVITGAAGLLAAWVITIDKFKLLENPDFVPGCSLNPVVSCGNIMKSEQASAFGFPNPMLGLVAYGIVICVGVSLLARATFPRWYWLTFNAGTLFGVGFCTWLQFQSLYRINSLCLWCSLAWVATIIMFWYATSFNVRNDFLPAPRWVKGFLGEFTWVFPLLHVGIIGMLILTRWWDFWTS; translated from the coding sequence ATGACACGGACCGCGGGGAGCAGCCGTGCGTTCGCCCTGATGCTGGTGATCACCGGTGCGGCCGGTCTGCTCGCCGCGTGGGTCATCACGATCGACAAGTTCAAGCTGCTGGAGAACCCGGACTTCGTGCCGGGGTGCAGCCTGAACCCGGTCGTCTCCTGCGGCAACATCATGAAGAGCGAGCAGGCCTCGGCCTTCGGGTTCCCCAACCCGATGCTGGGCCTGGTGGCGTACGGCATCGTGATCTGCGTCGGAGTGAGCCTGCTGGCGCGGGCCACCTTCCCGCGCTGGTACTGGCTGACCTTCAACGCCGGCACCCTCTTCGGTGTCGGATTCTGCACCTGGCTGCAGTTCCAGTCGCTGTACCGCATCAACTCGCTTTGCCTGTGGTGCTCGCTGGCCTGGGTCGCCACGATCATCATGTTCTGGTACGCGACATCATTCAACGTACGAAATGATTTTCTGCCCGCTCCTCGGTGGGTGAAGGGATTCCTGGGTGAATTCACCTGGGTCTTTCCGCTGCTGCACGTCGGCATCATCGGCATGCTGATCCTGACCCGGTGGTGGGATTTCTGGACGAGCTGA
- a CDS encoding tyrosinase family oxidase copper chaperone: MSVSRVPSRVPVTRRGVMHGLLASAAAAVLAPVVAASWPPRLPGSEDVSFDEMYHGRHILGARTGAGGRAAVGGGEWHVTVDGRPLHLMRRADGSYLSMVDHYQSYPTALAAARAAVDELSPSEQLRGVEAEGSDHRGVHA; this comes from the coding sequence ATGTCCGTCAGCAGAGTGCCGAGCAGAGTGCCGGTGACCCGGAGGGGTGTGATGCACGGCCTGCTCGCGTCGGCGGCCGCCGCGGTGCTCGCCCCCGTCGTCGCCGCGTCGTGGCCCCCGAGGCTCCCCGGCTCCGAGGACGTGTCCTTCGACGAGATGTACCACGGCCGCCACATCCTGGGCGCCAGGACCGGAGCGGGCGGGCGTGCCGCGGTCGGCGGCGGTGAGTGGCACGTCACGGTGGACGGCCGGCCGCTGCACCTGATGCGACGGGCGGACGGGAGTTACTTGAGCATGGTGGACCACTACCAGTCGTATCCAACCGCACTGGCCGCCGCGCGTGCCGCCGTCGACGAACTGAGTCCCTCGGAGCAGCTTCGCGGCGTGGAGGCGGAGGGGAGCGACCACCGTGGCGTACACGCGTAA
- a CDS encoding tyrosinase family protein: MAYTRKDVSKLTGAERRRFVAAMLEVKRRGEYDEFVRTHIEYYVADGDRSLRAAHMAPSFLPWHRRFLLELERALRRVDSAVSVPYWDWTRERRPSSVPWTADLLGGNGRRSDRQVMTGPFAYVHGKWTIRDGVTDGAYLTRDLGRRQNPFELPTKHELDSALADPVYDTAPWNSTSTKGFRNKLEGWGRGSGSAAWHNHNRVHRWVGGVMLGGASVNDPVFWLHHAFVDLQWSRWQQRHRGARYLPARPPGPGNDQHGRIVARYERMPPWDVTPDELEDHSRIYRYA; this comes from the coding sequence GTGGCGTACACGCGTAAGGACGTCAGCAAGCTGACCGGAGCGGAACGACGCCGGTTCGTCGCCGCGATGCTGGAGGTCAAACGCCGGGGCGAGTACGACGAGTTCGTGCGGACGCACATCGAGTACTACGTGGCGGACGGCGACCGGAGCCTGCGCGCGGCCCACATGGCGCCCTCGTTCCTGCCCTGGCACCGGCGGTTCCTGCTGGAGCTGGAGCGGGCGCTGCGCCGTGTGGACTCCGCCGTGAGCGTGCCCTACTGGGACTGGACACGGGAGCGGAGGCCGTCCTCCGTGCCCTGGACCGCGGACCTGCTCGGCGGCAACGGGCGGCGCTCCGACCGCCAGGTCATGACCGGGCCCTTCGCCTACGTCCACGGGAAGTGGACGATCAGGGATGGGGTGACCGACGGCGCCTACCTCACCCGCGACCTGGGACGCAGGCAGAACCCGTTCGAGCTGCCCACGAAGCATGAACTGGACTCGGCGCTCGCGGACCCCGTCTACGACACCGCCCCCTGGAACTCCACGTCCACCAAGGGATTCCGTAACAAGCTCGAAGGGTGGGGGCGCGGGTCCGGCAGCGCGGCCTGGCACAACCACAACCGTGTCCACCGCTGGGTCGGCGGCGTGATGCTCGGCGGCGCCTCGGTCAACGATCCCGTCTTCTGGCTGCACCACGCCTTCGTGGACCTCCAGTGGTCCCGCTGGCAGCAACGTCACCGCGGTGCCCGCTACCTGCCCGCCCGGCCGCCGGGTCCCGGCAACGACCAGCACGGGCGGATCGTCGCCCGGTACGAGCGGATGCCTCCCTGGGACGTCACGCCGGACGAGCTGGAGGACCACAGCCGGATCTACCGGTACGCGTAG
- a CDS encoding chaplin has translation MSRIAKAAGIALGTGAVVLSGAGLAMADAGAQGAAVGSPGVLSGNVIQAPINVPVNVCGNTINVVGLLNPAFGNTCANIGGPTTATPGPITATPGPSGSHSGYGN, from the coding sequence ATGTCTCGCATCGCGAAGGCCGCCGGTATCGCTCTCGGCACGGGCGCCGTGGTCCTCAGCGGGGCCGGTCTTGCCATGGCGGACGCGGGTGCCCAGGGTGCGGCCGTCGGCTCCCCCGGTGTCCTTTCGGGCAATGTCATCCAGGCCCCGATCAACGTGCCGGTCAACGTCTGTGGGAACACCATCAACGTCGTCGGTCTGCTGAACCCGGCCTTCGGCAACACCTGCGCCAACATCGGCGGCCCCACCACGGCCACCCCCGGCCCCATCACGGCCACCCCCGGCCCGAGCGGCTCCCACTCCGGCTACGGCAACTGA
- a CDS encoding DUF2087 domain-containing protein — protein MPTDLPTSPPTISSTPSTVSSNVPSPDPLIGLFAEETRVRAFAAVALGADTPTKVMERAGLSPRDATAALRRLLGQDVITDDGGLAVAYGHFRRLARGTRAPAETHGSGDEVTDAVLRTFVRGGRLIRLPAQWHRKLVVLRHIAEQTFEPDVEYPERTVNERLRAWCEDAPVDHATLRRYLVDLHHLTREHGVYRRPAQV, from the coding sequence ATGCCTACCGACCTGCCGACCTCCCCACCGACGATCTCGTCGACCCCGTCGACCGTCTCGTCGAACGTCCCCTCGCCCGACCCGCTGATCGGGCTGTTCGCCGAGGAGACCCGGGTCCGTGCCTTCGCCGCGGTGGCCCTCGGCGCGGACACGCCCACGAAGGTCATGGAGCGGGCGGGACTGTCGCCGAGGGACGCGACCGCGGCGCTGCGCCGGCTCCTGGGTCAGGACGTCATCACCGACGACGGGGGACTGGCCGTCGCCTACGGACACTTCAGGCGGCTCGCACGCGGCACACGGGCACCGGCCGAGACCCACGGTTCCGGGGACGAGGTGACCGACGCCGTCCTGCGGACCTTCGTACGCGGCGGACGCCTGATCCGGCTGCCCGCCCAGTGGCACCGCAAGCTGGTCGTGCTCAGGCACATCGCCGAGCAGACCTTCGAACCGGACGTCGAGTACCCCGAGCGGACCGTCAACGAGAGACTGCGCGCGTGGTGCGAGGACGCGCCGGTCGATCACGCGACCCTGCGGCGCTACCTCGTGGACCTGCACCACCTGACCCGAGAGCACGGCGTCTACCGGCGCCCCGCACAGGTCTGA
- a CDS encoding D-2-hydroxyacid dehydrogenase family protein, with protein MGLRCAVLDDYQGVATEVVDWSPVADDVEVVGFGEHLDDEDALAVALADFDIVVTLRERVPFPASLLARLPRLKLLIASGMRNTVIDYAAAEAHGVTVCGTPSSSTPPVELTWALLLGLARGLVEENGALRAGGPWQSTVGADLHGRRLGLLGLGKIGGRVARVGLAFGMRVGAWSRNLTEERAEEVGVERVGSKEELLASSDFVSVHLALGESTRGLVGAAELAVLKPTAYLVNTSRAAIVDQDALLAALREGRIAGAGVDVFDVEPLPADHPMRAAPRLLATPHLGYVSRANYEAYYGGAVEDIRAFLAGKPVRLLG; from the coding sequence ATGGGACTTCGCTGTGCTGTGCTCGACGACTACCAGGGGGTGGCGACCGAGGTCGTCGACTGGTCGCCGGTCGCGGACGACGTCGAGGTGGTCGGGTTCGGCGAACACCTCGACGACGAGGACGCGCTGGCCGTCGCGCTCGCGGACTTCGACATCGTCGTGACCCTGCGCGAGCGGGTGCCCTTCCCCGCCTCGCTGCTGGCCAGACTGCCCCGCCTGAAACTGCTGATCGCCTCCGGGATGCGCAACACGGTGATCGACTACGCGGCCGCCGAGGCACACGGGGTGACCGTGTGCGGGACCCCGAGTTCCTCGACGCCCCCGGTCGAGCTGACGTGGGCGCTGCTGCTGGGCCTCGCGCGGGGGCTCGTCGAGGAGAACGGCGCGTTGCGGGCGGGCGGCCCCTGGCAGAGCACCGTGGGTGCCGATCTGCACGGACGCCGGCTGGGTCTGCTCGGGCTCGGGAAGATCGGCGGCAGGGTGGCGCGGGTGGGCCTCGCGTTCGGGATGCGGGTCGGCGCGTGGAGCCGGAACCTCACCGAGGAGCGCGCCGAAGAGGTCGGGGTGGAACGGGTCGGTTCCAAGGAGGAGTTGCTCGCGAGCAGCGACTTCGTCTCCGTGCATCTCGCGTTGGGCGAGAGCACCCGTGGTCTGGTGGGCGCCGCCGAACTGGCCGTGCTCAAACCGACCGCCTATCTCGTCAACACCTCACGCGCGGCGATCGTCGACCAGGACGCGCTACTCGCGGCCCTGCGCGAGGGCCGGATCGCCGGGGCGGGTGTGGACGTGTTCGACGTCGAGCCGCTCCCCGCCGACCACCCCATGCGCGCGGCGCCGCGTCTTCTCGCCACCCCGCATCTGGGCTACGTGTCGCGGGCCAACTACGAGGCGTACTACGGCGGGGCGGTCGAGGACATCCGCGCGTTCCTCGCGGGCAAGCCCGTACGCCTCCTCGGCTGA
- a CDS encoding YcnI family copper-binding membrane protein, with protein sequence MSPTSPVRTSLRRAGLVAALTAAGILTAAGAASAHVTVHPESYAKGATDGVLTFRVPNEEDTASTTKVQVFLPTDHPVLGVLVTPQSGWTAKVTTTKLKTPVKTDDGTITEAVSEITWTGGRIRHGQYQDFDVAFGQLPDDAGQLAFKTLQTYSDGNVARWIEETQKGGEEPENPAPVLALTAKAAAETGSDAASGAGSSDSGSGADSGSDASSASSSAPAASTGNSASSSDSTARGLGIAGLVVGVLGLGAAAFALVRGRNTGS encoded by the coding sequence ATGTCTCCCACGTCCCCGGTACGCACCAGCCTGCGCCGCGCCGGCCTCGTCGCCGCCCTCACAGCCGCCGGGATCCTGACGGCCGCCGGTGCGGCCTCCGCGCATGTGACCGTCCACCCCGAGAGCTACGCCAAGGGAGCCACGGACGGTGTCCTGACCTTCCGTGTCCCGAACGAGGAGGACACCGCCAGCACCACCAAGGTGCAGGTCTTCCTGCCGACGGACCACCCGGTCCTCGGGGTGCTCGTCACCCCCCAGAGCGGCTGGACGGCGAAGGTCACGACCACGAAGCTCAAGACCCCCGTCAAGACCGACGACGGCACCATCACCGAGGCCGTCTCGGAGATCACCTGGACCGGTGGCCGGATTCGGCACGGCCAGTACCAGGACTTCGACGTCGCCTTCGGGCAACTGCCCGACGACGCCGGGCAGTTGGCGTTCAAGACGCTGCAGACGTACTCGGACGGCAATGTCGCCCGCTGGATCGAGGAGACGCAGAAGGGCGGGGAGGAGCCGGAGAACCCGGCACCGGTGCTCGCTCTCACCGCCAAGGCGGCGGCGGAGACCGGTTCCGACGCCGCATCCGGTGCGGGATCGTCCGATTCGGGGTCGGGCGCGGACTCGGGTTCGGACGCCTCGTCGGCGTCGAGCTCGGCCCCGGCCGCATCGACCGGGAACTCGGCGTCGAGCAGTGACTCCACGGCGCGAGGCCTGGGCATCGCCGGTCTGGTCGTGGGCGTCCTCGGCCTCGGCGCGGCGGCGTTCGCCCTCGTACGCGGCCGCAACACCGGTTCGTAG
- a CDS encoding sigma-70 family RNA polymerase sigma factor produces the protein MTTPALPTSRDASLTAWAMAARGGDPEAVDHFVRALHRDVRRYVAYLGADPQTADDLAQDTFLRALGSLHRFEGRSSARAWLLAIARRAVVDSFRSAATRPRRADFDDWQLAVERAQPRGLPGFDDGIALDDLLAGLPEERREAFVLTQLLGLPYAEAALVSDCPVGTVRSRVARARTSLIASLSAAERCGPADAAA, from the coding sequence GTGACCACTCCTGCCCTGCCCACCTCACGTGACGCCTCGCTGACGGCCTGGGCGATGGCCGCCCGCGGCGGCGACCCCGAAGCCGTGGACCACTTCGTGCGCGCCCTCCACCGGGACGTACGCCGCTACGTCGCCTATCTCGGCGCGGACCCCCAGACCGCCGACGACCTGGCCCAGGACACCTTCCTGCGTGCCCTCGGCAGCCTGCATCGTTTCGAGGGGCGCTCCTCGGCCCGCGCCTGGCTGCTCGCCATCGCGCGCCGCGCCGTGGTGGACAGCTTCCGGAGCGCGGCCACCCGGCCCAGGCGGGCCGACTTCGACGACTGGCAGCTCGCGGTCGAACGCGCCCAGCCGCGCGGCCTGCCCGGCTTCGACGACGGCATCGCGCTCGACGATCTGCTGGCCGGGCTGCCCGAGGAGCGACGGGAGGCTTTCGTGCTGACCCAGCTCCTGGGTCTGCCCTACGCGGAGGCGGCCCTGGTGAGCGACTGCCCGGTCGGCACGGTCCGCTCACGGGTGGCCCGTGCCCGTACCTCGCTCATCGCCTCGCTGTCCGCCGCCGAGCGCTGCGGGCCGGCCGACGCGGCTGCCTGA
- a CDS encoding Cys-Gln thioester bond-forming surface protein has product MVSGLVAAGAMVTAGTAVADDVPQSQGGATATITGLKTYGSAVIHDNGQDQQVSAGLFEMSVDNGGMLQTYCIDLRNPTQRDAKYQETSWSGTSLNGNKDAGRIRWILQHSYPQVNDLAALAEKAGASGLTEQDAAAGTQVAIWRYSDGADVDAVNPQAEKLADYLRRSARNVPEPKASLTLDPPAVSGHAGERVGPITVRTDADSVTVTPPADAFASGVKVVDKDGRPITSAADGSRLYFDVPKDGADGSAALAVQASTTVPVGRAFASQTRSQTQILAGSSESTVSATATATWAAEGAIPALSAEKNCAEGGVDVTVANAGDAPFTFELMDAEHTVAAGASVKVTVPLREDQAYAFAVTGANGFEKRFTGMLDCKTQDSASDVTTQTVGEPSPAVSYATSTGGTDLAETGGSSATPIIAGTAIALVVVGGGVVFLLRKDETPARD; this is encoded by the coding sequence CTGGTGTCGGGACTCGTCGCCGCCGGGGCCATGGTCACCGCGGGTACGGCCGTCGCGGACGACGTCCCGCAGAGTCAGGGCGGCGCGACCGCGACCATAACCGGCCTGAAGACGTACGGGTCCGCGGTGATCCACGACAACGGCCAGGACCAGCAGGTGTCCGCCGGCCTGTTCGAGATGTCCGTCGACAACGGCGGCATGCTGCAGACCTACTGCATCGACCTCCGCAACCCGACGCAGCGGGACGCCAAGTACCAGGAGACGTCCTGGAGCGGCACGTCGCTGAACGGCAACAAGGACGCGGGCCGGATCCGCTGGATCCTGCAGCACTCCTACCCGCAGGTGAACGACCTGGCGGCGCTGGCCGAGAAGGCCGGGGCGAGCGGCCTCACCGAGCAGGACGCCGCGGCCGGCACACAGGTGGCCATCTGGCGATACTCGGACGGTGCCGACGTGGACGCGGTGAACCCGCAGGCGGAGAAGCTCGCGGACTATCTGCGCAGGAGTGCGCGGAACGTGCCGGAGCCCAAGGCCTCACTGACCCTCGACCCACCCGCGGTCTCGGGTCACGCCGGCGAGAGGGTGGGCCCGATCACCGTGCGCACCGACGCGGACAGTGTGACGGTGACGCCGCCCGCGGACGCCTTCGCCAGCGGTGTGAAGGTCGTCGACAAGGACGGCAGGCCGATCACCTCCGCGGCCGACGGCAGCCGGCTCTACTTCGACGTGCCGAAGGACGGCGCGGACGGCTCGGCGGCGCTTGCCGTGCAGGCGTCGACGACCGTGCCGGTCGGCCGGGCCTTCGCCTCGCAGACTCGCAGCCAGACCCAGATCCTGGCCGGCTCCAGCGAGTCGACGGTCTCCGCGACCGCGACGGCGACCTGGGCCGCGGAGGGCGCGATACCCGCGCTCTCCGCCGAGAAGAACTGTGCCGAGGGCGGTGTGGACGTCACGGTGGCCAACGCGGGCGACGCGCCGTTCACCTTCGAGCTGATGGATGCCGAGCACACCGTCGCGGCCGGGGCGTCCGTGAAGGTGACGGTCCCGCTGCGGGAGGACCAGGCGTACGCCTTCGCGGTCACGGGTGCGAACGGCTTCGAGAAGCGGTTCACCGGCATGCTCGACTGCAAGACACAGGACAGCGCGAGCGACGTCACCACCCAGACGGTCGGTGAGCCCAGCCCGGCCGTGTCGTACGCCACCTCCACCGGGGGCACCGACCTCGCCGAGACGGGCGGCTCCAGCGCGACCCCGATCATCGCGGGTACGGCCATCGCCCTGGTCGTTGTCGGTGGCGGGGTCGTGTTCCTCCTCCGCAAGGACGAAACACCGGCGCGGGACTGA
- a CDS encoding single-stranded DNA-binding protein, translating to MNETMVCAVGNVATQPVYREVANGASARFRLAVTARYWDREKSTWADGHTNFFTVWTNRALATNVGASLSVGDPVIVQGRLKVRTEVREGQSWTSADIDAVAIGHDLSRGTSAFRRPHKEGDTVPAHRPEPNWEMEPGSSSEAAPPQQAAPAGVT from the coding sequence ATGAACGAGACGATGGTCTGCGCGGTGGGCAACGTGGCGACACAGCCGGTGTACCGCGAGGTGGCGAACGGTGCTTCGGCGAGGTTCCGCCTCGCGGTGACAGCGCGGTACTGGGACCGTGAGAAGAGCACGTGGGCGGACGGGCACACCAACTTCTTCACGGTGTGGACCAATCGGGCGCTCGCCACCAACGTGGGGGCGTCCCTTTCGGTGGGTGATCCCGTCATCGTGCAGGGCAGGCTGAAGGTACGCACCGAGGTGCGCGAGGGGCAGAGCTGGACGTCGGCGGACATCGACGCGGTGGCGATCGGCCACGACCTCTCACGCGGCACCTCGGCCTTCCGGCGGCCGCACAAGGAGGGTGACACCGTGCCGGCCCACCGGCCCGAGCCCAACTGGGAGATGGAGCCCGGAAGTTCATCCGAGGCCGCTCCCCCTCAGCAGGCGGCACCGGCCGGAGTGACCTGA
- a CDS encoding GTPase, producing MDHADLIALAGDRPSVDRVSDHGVSEQGASAQDTSAQGTSGYGPSGGSRDEDRSPAGAREEVAGREPACGTARGGQKGHTVHEAHGTLEPHNTRETREARKTHETRETREGINGTKGAEDPKNAQGAQDAENRPPDARPQADHPHAERDAAHARVKADTGHARVRDDTAPARTESESVWDDGLIARRASEAPAPQETSAPESRSAAQAPPPPLAYDGPLRSRLDALRELVGLSRARLDGRTLAEAGRVLDEAAARRKLSGQHTVVAIAGATGSGKSQLFNALAGVTISETGVRRPTTAAPIACSWSDGAATLIDRLGIPGRLRRRPLQSAEAEAQLHGLVLVDLPDHDSAAVQHREHVDRILALVDAVIWVVDPEKYADAMLHERYLRPMAGHAEVTFVVLNQVDRLPGEAADQVLDDLRRLLDEDGIALGEYGEPGATVLALSALTGEGIGELRESLGQFVAERGAAARRISADLDATAARLRPLYATGRRTGLSEEARDEFSDRLADAVGATAAGQAAERAWRRNANRACGTPWLRLWHWCHDRREPPTGRHALRAPADEEATARQRVEQAVRTVADRASRGLPAPWALAVREAAVRGAQGLPEALDDMASQAAAPAGRPPRPGWWPVAVLGQASMTILQIVGGLWLLGQIVGLMAPNLWVPVLLMVAGIVGGPFVEWSSRLAARGPARRYGFDAERRLREAAAGCGRARVLDPVAAELLRYREVREQFGRVTGATTGQSSRPAG from the coding sequence ATGGATCACGCCGACCTCATCGCCCTCGCCGGAGACCGACCCTCCGTCGACCGCGTGTCGGACCACGGCGTGTCCGAGCAGGGCGCGTCTGCCCAGGACACCTCCGCCCAGGGCACATCGGGCTACGGCCCCTCCGGGGGCTCGCGCGACGAGGACCGGTCCCCGGCGGGCGCCCGCGAGGAGGTCGCCGGCAGGGAGCCCGCGTGCGGGACCGCGCGGGGCGGCCAGAAGGGCCACACGGTTCACGAGGCCCACGGAACCCTTGAGCCGCACAACACTCGCGAGACTCGTGAAGCCCGTAAGACCCACGAGACCCGCGAGACCCGCGAGGGCATCAACGGCACGAAGGGCGCTGAGGACCCCAAGAACGCCCAAGGGGCCCAGGACGCCGAGAACCGCCCTCCGGACGCCCGCCCCCAAGCGGACCACCCTCACGCAGAGCGCGACGCCGCCCACGCGCGCGTGAAGGCCGACACCGGGCACGCGCGCGTACGGGACGACACCGCCCCCGCCCGCACCGAATCCGAGTCCGTCTGGGACGACGGTCTGATCGCCCGGCGCGCGTCCGAGGCCCCCGCGCCCCAGGAGACCTCCGCACCGGAGTCCAGGTCGGCCGCGCAGGCCCCACCCCCGCCTCTCGCGTACGACGGCCCCCTGCGCTCGCGGCTCGACGCGCTGCGGGAACTGGTCGGGCTGTCTCGCGCCCGTCTCGACGGGCGGACCCTCGCCGAGGCGGGCAGGGTCCTCGACGAGGCGGCCGCGCGGCGCAAGCTCTCCGGGCAGCACACCGTCGTCGCCATCGCCGGAGCCACCGGCAGCGGCAAGTCGCAGCTCTTCAACGCGCTCGCCGGGGTGACCATCTCCGAGACCGGTGTCCGCAGGCCGACCACCGCGGCTCCCATCGCGTGCAGTTGGAGCGACGGCGCCGCGACGCTCATCGACCGGCTCGGCATCCCGGGGCGGCTGCGCAGGCGTCCCCTGCAGAGCGCGGAGGCGGAGGCCCAGTTGCACGGCCTCGTCCTGGTCGACCTGCCCGACCACGACTCCGCCGCCGTCCAGCACCGCGAACACGTGGACCGCATCCTGGCGCTCGTCGACGCGGTCATCTGGGTCGTGGACCCCGAGAAGTACGCGGACGCCATGCTTCATGAGCGCTATCTGCGTCCGATGGCGGGGCACGCGGAGGTCACCTTCGTGGTCCTCAACCAGGTGGACCGGCTGCCCGGCGAGGCCGCCGACCAGGTCCTCGACGACCTGCGCAGGCTCCTCGACGAGGACGGGATCGCGCTGGGCGAGTACGGCGAACCGGGTGCGACCGTACTCGCGCTGTCCGCGCTCACCGGGGAAGGCATCGGTGAACTGCGTGAGTCACTCGGCCAGTTCGTCGCCGAACGTGGCGCCGCCGCACGTCGGATCTCGGCCGATCTCGACGCGACCGCCGCCAGGTTGCGGCCCCTGTACGCGACCGGTCGGCGCACAGGGCTCAGCGAGGAGGCGCGCGACGAGTTCTCGGACCGGCTCGCGGACGCGGTGGGCGCCACCGCGGCCGGCCAGGCGGCCGAGCGCGCGTGGCGCCGCAACGCCAACCGCGCCTGCGGCACGCCCTGGCTCCGGCTGTGGCACTGGTGTCACGACCGGCGCGAACCACCGACCGGACGCCACGCGCTGCGGGCACCCGCCGACGAGGAGGCCACGGCCCGCCAACGCGTCGAGCAGGCCGTCCGTACGGTGGCCGACCGGGCGTCCCGCGGCCTGCCTGCGCCCTGGGCACTGGCGGTGCGCGAGGCGGCCGTACGCGGCGCGCAAGGGTTGCCGGAAGCCCTGGACGACATGGCGTCGCAGGCCGCAGCACCGGCGGGACGGCCACCGCGGCCGGGCTGGTGGCCGGTGGCCGTTCTCGGCCAGGCGTCGATGACGATCCTTCAGATCGTCGGCGGGCTCTGGCTGCTGGGGCAGATCGTCGGGCTCATGGCGCCGAATCTCTGGGTGCCTGTGCTGCTGATGGTGGCGGGCATCGTCGGTGGTCCGTTCGTCGAGTGGAGCAGCAGGCTCGCGGCGCGCGGGCCGGCCCGGCGGTACGGATTCGACGCGGAACGACGGTTGCGGGAGGCCGCCGCCGGGTGCGGGAGGGCGCGGGTCCTGGATCCGGTGGCGGCGGAGCTGCTGCGGTACCGGGAGGTGCGGGAGCAGTTCGGGCGGGTCACGGGGGCGACGACCGGTCAGTCGAGCCGGCCGGCCGGCTGA